From the Anaerolineales bacterium genome, one window contains:
- the sufC gene encoding Fe-S cluster assembly ATPase SufC, whose product MSDLVIRDLRVNVADKEILKGLTLTVEQGKVHALMGPNGSGKSTLAYTLMGHPNYEVTGGEVIFKDQNILELEPDQRSHLGVFLAFQYPVAIPGVSVANFLRSAVNSHRKAADPEYKGIPIPEFRTLLKEKMDKLKMDHSFAGRYLNDGFSGGEKKRAEILQMATLMPNMAILDETDSGLDIDALRNVAEGVEALRGPDFGALIITHYQRILNYVKPDVIHIMLDGRIAETGGPDLALKLEEHGYDWIREKHGEAAAA is encoded by the coding sequence ATGTCTGACTTAGTCATCCGCGATTTGCGCGTCAACGTAGCCGACAAAGAGATCCTGAAGGGACTGACCCTGACGGTGGAGCAGGGCAAGGTGCACGCGCTGATGGGCCCGAATGGCAGCGGCAAGAGCACGCTGGCCTACACGTTGATGGGCCATCCCAATTATGAAGTGACTGGCGGAGAAGTGATCTTCAAAGACCAGAATATTTTGGAGTTGGAGCCTGACCAGCGCTCGCATTTGGGCGTGTTCCTGGCGTTCCAGTACCCGGTGGCGATCCCGGGCGTGAGCGTGGCCAACTTCCTGCGCTCGGCGGTGAATTCGCACCGCAAAGCGGCCGACCCGGAATACAAAGGCATTCCCATCCCGGAGTTCCGCACGCTGCTGAAAGAGAAGATGGACAAGCTGAAGATGGACCACAGCTTCGCCGGGCGTTATTTGAACGACGGCTTCTCCGGCGGCGAGAAGAAGCGCGCCGAGATCTTGCAGATGGCGACGCTGATGCCGAACATGGCCATTTTGGACGAGACCGATTCAGGCCTGGATATTGATGCCCTGCGCAACGTGGCCGAGGGCGTGGAAGCCTTGCGCGGCCCGGACTTTGGGGCGCTGATCATCACGCATTACCAACGCATTTTGAACTATGTCAAACCGGATGTGATCCACATCATGCTCGACGGGCGCATTGCTGAGACCGGCGGGCCGGACCTGGCGCTGAAGCTGGAAGAGCATGGATATGACTGGATCCGCGAGAAGCACGGTGAGGCTGCGGCCGCTTAG
- a CDS encoding DinB family protein → MTAIEPQEFVNTITQLLDETFAVHKGIYLDKKNSLLETLDTVSAAEASIPVGGKCGSLAAQVAHVIFYIESFERYALQGDQTPPDWGHVWRTVEKVSEEEWQAYKDQLRTVYERMRGLFERNPLWNQDTMGGALSIVVHSAYHLGEIRQALCVLQK, encoded by the coding sequence ATGACCGCAATTGAACCTCAGGAATTCGTTAACACCATCACCCAGCTGCTCGACGAAACCTTTGCTGTCCACAAGGGCATCTACCTCGACAAAAAGAACTCCCTGCTGGAGACGCTGGATACCGTCAGCGCCGCCGAAGCCTCCATCCCGGTCGGCGGCAAGTGCGGCTCTCTGGCCGCCCAAGTGGCCCATGTCATCTTCTACATTGAATCTTTCGAGCGCTACGCGCTGCAAGGCGATCAGACCCCGCCGGACTGGGGCCACGTCTGGCGCACGGTGGAAAAGGTAAGCGAAGAAGAATGGCAGGCCTACAAAGACCAGTTGCGCACGGTCTACGAGCGCATGCGCGGGCTGTTTGAGCGCAATCCTTTGTGGAATCAAGACACCATGGGCGGCGCACTGAGCATCGTGGTCCACTCTGCCTACCACCTGGGCGAGATCCGCCAGGCGCTGTGCGTGCTGCAGAAGTGA
- the sufB gene encoding Fe-S cluster assembly protein SufB — translation MALDEKSIERHKDDAELLAGIDEYRWNFVDEIKPVYRSGKGLSEEVVRMISAKKEEPQWMLDFRLKALKHFEARPMPTWGGDLASLNLDEIYFYSKPSEGEGKSWDEVPDDIKRTFERLGIPEAEQKFLAGVGAQYESEMVYHNIQEHLAEKGVIFKSIEHGLRDHEDLFREYFSTIIPIEDNKFSALNSAVWSGGSFVYVPKGVKIEMPLQAYFRVNQADQGQFERTLIIVEEGAEAHYVEGCTAPVYTTDSFHSGVIEIVVKKDARFRYTTIQNWSNNMYNLVTQRAHVHANATMEWVDANLGSKLTMKYPSCYLLEPGAHGEILSMAFASGHQHQDTGGKVIHFAPNTTSKITSKSISKSGGRASYRGLLKVHPGAEGSKSNVVCDALLLDDASRSDTYPYIEIDAEDVTIGHEASVSKVGEEQLFYLMSRGMSEEQAATMVVSGFIEPLVKELPMEYAIEMNRLIQLQMEGSIG, via the coding sequence ATGGCTTTGGATGAAAAGTCGATCGAACGACATAAAGACGATGCCGAGCTGTTGGCCGGCATTGATGAATATCGCTGGAACTTTGTAGACGAGATCAAGCCGGTCTATCGCTCAGGAAAGGGGCTGAGCGAAGAAGTGGTACGCATGATCAGCGCCAAGAAGGAAGAGCCGCAGTGGATGCTGGACTTCCGCCTGAAGGCGCTGAAGCATTTTGAAGCGCGCCCAATGCCGACCTGGGGCGGCGACCTGGCCAGCCTGAACCTGGACGAGATCTATTTCTACAGCAAACCCTCCGAGGGTGAAGGTAAGAGCTGGGACGAAGTGCCCGATGACATCAAGCGCACCTTTGAGCGCCTGGGCATCCCCGAGGCCGAGCAGAAGTTTCTGGCCGGCGTAGGCGCCCAGTACGAATCCGAGATGGTCTATCACAACATCCAGGAGCATTTGGCTGAGAAGGGCGTGATCTTCAAGAGCATTGAGCACGGCCTGCGTGACCATGAGGATTTGTTCCGTGAATACTTCAGCACGATCATCCCGATCGAGGACAACAAGTTCTCGGCGTTGAATTCGGCAGTTTGGTCGGGCGGTTCGTTCGTGTATGTGCCCAAGGGCGTCAAGATCGAGATGCCCCTGCAGGCCTACTTCCGCGTGAACCAGGCGGACCAGGGCCAGTTTGAGCGCACCCTGATCATCGTCGAAGAGGGCGCCGAGGCCCATTATGTGGAAGGCTGCACTGCGCCGGTCTACACCACCGACTCGTTCCACAGTGGTGTGATCGAGATCGTGGTCAAGAAGGACGCCCGTTTCCGCTACACGACCATCCAGAACTGGTCGAACAACATGTACAACCTGGTGACGCAGCGCGCCCACGTGCACGCCAACGCCACCATGGAATGGGTGGACGCCAACCTGGGCAGCAAGCTGACCATGAAGTACCCCTCCTGCTATCTGCTTGAGCCGGGTGCGCACGGCGAGATCCTCTCGATGGCCTTTGCTTCCGGCCATCAGCACCAGGACACCGGCGGCAAGGTGATCCACTTCGCGCCCAACACGACCAGCAAGATCACCTCTAAGTCGATCAGCAAGAGCGGCGGGCGCGCTTCGTACCGCGGCCTGCTGAAGGTGCATCCCGGCGCGGAGGGCTCCAAGTCCAACGTGGTGTGCGATGCGCTGCTGCTGGACGACGCCTCACGCTCGGACACGTATCCTTACATTGAAATTGACGCCGAGGATGTGACCATTGGCCATGAGGCCTCGGTCTCCAAGGTCGGCGAAGAGCAGCTCTTCTATTTGATGAGCCGCGGCATGAGCGAAGAGCAAGCCGCCACCATGGTGGTTTCCGGTTTCATTGAGCCGCTGGTCAAAGAGCTGCCGATGGAATACGCCATCGAGATGAATCGTCTGATTCAACTGCAGATGGAAGGCTCGATCGGCTAA